One region of Limnospira fusiformis SAG 85.79 genomic DNA includes:
- a CDS encoding type IV pilin-like G/H family protein, with amino-acid sequence MKTELKAKFLQHISQKKRDGGFTLIELLVVIIIIGILSAIALPSFLNQANKARESEARTYVGSVNRAQQARLMEAGEFTTDLTQLGLGISSVTENYTYNLLANATVGAVVNAKGAPNLRDFGGLVWVGKTIGNESTTLAKLCEAKAADTEASFAAGNSDCGANFRGI; translated from the coding sequence ATGAAGACTGAACTTAAAGCCAAATTCCTGCAACATATCTCTCAGAAAAAAAGAGACGGTGGTTTCACCTTAATCGAACTGTTAGTTGTAATCATCATTATCGGTATTTTGTCGGCGATCGCTCTGCCTTCCTTCTTAAACCAAGCTAACAAAGCCAGGGAGTCCGAAGCCAGAACATACGTTGGTTCCGTCAACCGGGCTCAACAAGCACGTTTGATGGAAGCTGGCGAGTTTACTACCGATTTAACTCAATTGGGTTTGGGTATCAGCAGCGTTACAGAAAACTACACTTATAATCTACTTGCTAATGCTACTGTTGGTGCGGTGGTTAATGCCAAAGGTGCTCCTAATCTCCGGGACTTTGGTGGCCTGGTCTGGGTAGGTAAAACCATAGGAAACGAAAGTACCACTTTGGCTAAACTGTGCGAAGCGAAAGCTGCAGACACCGAAGCAAGCTTTGCTGCGGGTAATAGTGACTGTGGAGCTAATTTTAGAGGAATTTAA